One genomic window of Dama dama isolate Ldn47 chromosome 7, ASM3311817v1, whole genome shotgun sequence includes the following:
- the LOC133059827 gene encoding histone H2B type 1-C/E/F/G/I — protein MPEPAKSAPAPKKGSKKAVTKAQKKDGKKRKRSRKESYSVYVYKVLKQVHPDTGISSKAMGIMNSFVNDIFERIAGEASRLAHYNKRSTITSREIQTAVRLLLPGELAKHAVSEGTKAVTKYTSSK, from the coding sequence ATGCCTGAGCCAGCCAAGTCCGCTCCTGCCCCTAAAAAGGGGTCTAAGAAGGCGGTTACCAAGGCGCAGAAGAAAGACGGCAAGAAGCGCAAACGCAGCCGCAAGGAGAGCTACTCCGTGTACGTGTACAAGGTGCTGAAGCAGGTCCACCCGGACACCGGCATCTCGTCCAAGGCCATGGGCATCATGAACTCGTTTGTGAACGACATCTTCGAGCGCATCGCGGGCGAGGCGTCGCGTCTGGCGCATTACAACAAGCGCTCGACCATCACATCCAGGGAGATCCAGACGGCCGTGCGCCTGCTGCTGCCCGGGGAGCTGGCCAAACACGCGGTGTCCGAGGGCACCAAGGCCGTCACCAAGTACACCAGCTCCAAGTAA
- the LOC133059810 gene encoding histone H2A type 1 — MSGRGKQGGKARAKAKTRSSRAGLQFPVGRVHRLLRKGNYAERVGAGAPVYLAAVLEYLTAEILELAGNAARDNKKTRIIPRHLQLAIRNDEELNKLLGKVTIAQGGVLPNIQAVLLPKKTESHHKAKGK, encoded by the coding sequence ATGTCTGGTCGTGGAAAACAGGGTGGCAAAGCACGCGCTAAGGCGAAAACCCGCTCCTCACGGGCCGGGCTCCAATTCCCCGTGGGCCGAGTGCACCGGCTGCTTCGGAAAGGCAACTACGCCGAGCGAGTCGGGGCCGGGGCCCCGGTGTACCTGGCGGCGGTGCTGGAGTACCTGACGGCCGAGATCCTGGAGCTGGCGGGCAACGCGGCCCGGGACAACAAGAAGACCCGCATCATCCCGCGCCACCTGCAGCTGGCTATCCGAAACGACGAGGAGCTCAACAAGCTGCTGGGCAAAGTCACCATCGCTCAGGGCGGCGTCTTGCCCAACATCCAGGCGGTGTTGCTGCCCAAGAAGACCGAGAGCCACCATAAGGCCAAGGGCAAGTGA
- the LOC133059311 gene encoding uncharacterized protein LOC133059311 has protein sequence MARTKQTARKSTGGKAPRKQLATKAARKSAPATGGVKKPHRYRPGTVALREIRRYQKSTELLIRKLPFQRLVREIAQDFKTDLRFQSSAVMALQEACEAYLVGLFEDTNLCAIHAKRVTIMPKDIQLARRIRGERVLERTVHNMAEILLRGAHRQKMNKAGVLGDRLGALGHRVFGQLPRQQQAHGRLDLPGCDGRALVVMRQTRCLARDALEDVVHKRVHDAHGLGRDAGVRVDLFQHLVHVHGVALLAAALALLTVLLLRLGHRLLRPLLGSRSRFSRFRHDGKTSDQNDKENRKNAAHEAFVMARTKQTARKSTGGKAPRKQLATKAARKSAPATGGVKKPHRYRPGTVALREIRRYQKSTELLIRKLPFQRLVREIAQDFKTDLRFQSSAVMALQEACEAYLVGLFEDTNLCAIHAKRVTIMPKDIQLARRIRGERA, from the exons ATGGCTCGTACTAAGCAGACAGCCCGCAAGTCCACCGGTGGCAAGGCGCCGCGCAAGCAGCTGGCTACTAAGGCGGCCCGCAAGAGCGCTCCGGCTACCGGCGGCGTGAAGAAGCCGCACCGCTACCGGCCCGGCACCGTGGCTCTGCGCGAGATCCGCCGCTACCAGAAGTCCACCGAGCTGCTGATCCGCAAGCTGCCGTTCCAGCGGCTGGTGCGCGAGATCGCGCAGGACTTCAAGACCGACCTGCGCTTCCAGAGCTCGGCCGTGATGGCGCTGCAGGAGGCGTGCGAGGCCTACCTGGTGGGGCTCTTTGAGGACACCAACCTGTGTGCCATCCACGCCAAGCGCGTCACCATCATGCCCAAGGACATTCAGCTCGCCCGCCGCATCCGTGGGGAGAGG GTGCTGGAAAGAACAGTGCATAACATGGCAGAGATCCTTCTGCGTGGAGCTCACCGACAGAAAATGAACAAAG CTGGTGTACTTGGTGACCGCCTTGGTGCCCTCGGACACCGCGTGTTTGGCCAGCTCCCCAGGCAGCAGCAGGCGCACGGCCGTCTGGATCTCCCTGGATGTGATGGTCGAGCGCTTGTTGTAATGCGCCAGACGCGATGCCTCGCCCGCGATGCGCTCGAAGATGTCGTTCACAAACGAGTTCATGATGCCCATGGCCTTGGACGAGATGCCGGTGTCCGGGTGGACCTGTTTCAGCACCTTGTACACGTACACGGAGTAGCTCTCCTTGCGGCTGCGCTTGCGCTTCTTACCGTCCTTCTTCTGCGCCTTGGTCACCGCCTTCTTAGACCCCTTCTTGGGAGCAGGAGCAGATTTAGCCGGTTCAGGCATGATGGAAAAACGTCAGaccaaaatgacaaagaaaaccgAAAGAATGCAGCTCATG AAGCCTTCGTGATGGCTCGTACTAAGCAGACTGCTCGCAAGTCCACCGGAGGTAAGGCGCCGCGCAAGCAGCTCGCTACCAAGGCTGCTCGCAAGAGCGCGCCGGCTACTGGCGGAGTGAAAAAGCCACATCGCTACCGGCCTGGCACGGTAGCTCTGCGCGAGATCCGCCGCTACCAGAAGTCCACCGAGTTGCTGATCCGCAAGCTGCCGTTCCAGCGGCTGGTGCGCGAGATCGCGCAGGACTTTAAGACCGACCTGCGCTTCCAGAGCTCGGCCGTGATGGCGCTGCAGGAGGCGTGCGAGGCCTACCTGGTGGGGCTCTTTGAGGACACCAACCTGTGTGCCATCCACGCCAAGCGCGTCACCATCATGCCCAAGGACATTCAGCTCGCCCGCCGCATCCGCGGGGAGAGGGCATAA
- the LOC133059826 gene encoding histone H2B type 1-C/E/F/G/I: MPEPAKSAPAPKKGSKKAVTKAQKKDGKKRKRSRKESYSVYVYKVLKQVHPDTGISSKAMGIMNSFVNDIFERIAGEASRLAHYNKRSTITSREIQTAVRLLLPGELAKHAVSEGTKAVTKYTSSK, encoded by the coding sequence ATGCCTGAACCGGCTAAATCTGCTCCTGCTCCCAAGAAGGGGTCTAAGAAGGCGGTGACCAAGGCGCAGAAGAAGGACGGTAAGAAGCGCAAGCGCAGCCGCAAGGAGAGCTACTCCGTGTACGTGTACAAGGTGCTGAAACAGGTCCACCCGGACACCGGCATCTCGTCCAAGGCCATGGGCATCATGAACTCGTTTGTGAACGACATCTTCGAGCGCATCGCGGGCGAGGCATCGCGTCTGGCGCATTACAACAAGCGCTCGACCATCACATCCAGGGAGATCCAGACGGCCGTGCGCCTGCTGCTGCCTGGGGAGCTGGCCAAACACGCGGTGTCCGAGGGCACCAAGGCGGTCACCAAGTACACCAGCTCCAAGTAA
- the LOC133059829 gene encoding histone H4, producing MSGRGKGGKGLGKGGAKRHRKVLRDNIQGITKPAIRRLARRGGVKRISGLIYEETRGVLKVFLENVIRDAVTYTEHAKRKTVTAMDVVYALKRQGRTLYGFGG from the coding sequence ATGTCTGGACGTGGTAAAGGCGGAAAGGGCCTTGGAAAAGGGGGCGCCAAGCGCCACCGCAAGGTTTTGCGCGACAACATCCAGGGCATCACAAAGCCGGCCATCCGCCGTCTGGCCCGCCGTGGAGGAGTTAAGCGCATCTCCGGCCTTATCTACGAGGAGACCCGCGGGGTGCTGAAGGTGTTTCTGGAGAACGTCATCCGGGACGCGGTCACCTACACCGAGCACGCCAAGCGCAAGACTGTCACCGCCATGGACGTGGTCTACGCGCTCAAGCGTCAGGGCCGCACTCTCTATGGATTTGGTGGTTAA
- the LOC133059855 gene encoding histone H4 — MSGRGKGGKGLGKGGAKRHRKVLRDNIQGITKPAIRRLARRGGVKRISGLIYEETRGVLKVFLENVIRDAVTYTEHAKRKTVTAMDVVYALKRQGRTLYGFGG, encoded by the coding sequence ATGTCTGGCAGAGGTAAAGGAGGAAAAGGGCTCGGAAAAGGAGGCGCTAAACGCCATCGTAAGGTTCTGCGGGATAATATCCAGGGTATTACGAAACCGGCTATTCGCCGTTTGGCTCGTCGCGGTGGTGTGAAGCGTATTTCTGGGCTCATCTACGAGGAGACCCGCGGGGTGCTGAAGGTGTTCCTGGAGAACGTGATCCGAGACGCGGTCACCTACACCGAGCACGCTAAGCGCAAGACTGTCACCGCCATGGATGTGGTCTACGCGCTCAAGCGCCAGGGACGCACCCTCTACGGCTTCGGCGGCTAA